GCAGCTCGATGAGGTCCTCCGGCAGGCCCACCACGACGGGGCCGCGGCGGCCGGATTCGGCGAGGTGGAAGGCGTTGGCCACGATCCGGCTCGCGCGCTCCGGGTCGTCGACAACGAACACGCCTTTCGTGATCTCGCCGAACCACCCAACGGGGTCGAACTCCTGGAAGGAGTCGCGGTAACGGTCGGAGGTGGGGATCAGGCCGATGAAAAGGACAAGCGGCGTTTCGTCCTGCCAGGCGGTGTAGACGCCAATCTTCGCGTTGGCGGCGCCCGGCCCGCGGGTGACAAGCGCCACCCCGGCCCGGCCGGTGGCCTTGCCGTGCGCTTCGGCGGCGAACGTCGCCCCGGCCTCGTGGCGGCAGACGATGGTTTCGATGTCGGAATCGTGGAGGCCGTCGAGGACGGCGAGGAAGCTTTCTCCCGGGACGTTGTAGGCGCGGGTGACCCCGAGGTTTTCGAGGGTGCGAACGATGGCGGCTCCGGTGTGCATAGGTGGGCTAACCTCCTTGGCGGTACTGGTGAGCCTTACCCAGCATGCCAGATTCCGGAGGCGCCTCGGCGCCACGTGCCCACGAGGTTGGTGTCGATGACGCCGACGGATTCCATCAGCGCGTACATCGTGACCGGCCCCACGAGGGTGAAGCCGCGCCGCTTGAGCTCCGCGGCGAGGGCGACCGACTCCGGGGACTGGGTCGGAACCTCCTCCATCGTCCGCGGGGCGGGAGTTTCTTTCGGCTGGAAGGACCACACCAGCTCGCCGAGGTGGGTGCCCTCCTCGCGCAAAGCGATCGTGGCCTGCGCGTTTGTCACCGGGGCGGCGAGCTTGCGGTGGTTGCGGATCAAGGTGGCGTCGTCAAGCAAATGCTCGATCCCTGTCATGTGCGCAACCCGATCGGGGTCGAAGTTGAAGAAGGCGCGGCGCAGCGCGTCGCGGCGCTGCAGCACGAGGCGCCACGACAGGCCCACCTGGAAGCCCTCGAGGCAGACCCGCTCGAACATGCCGCGCTCGTCGCGCACGGGCATGCCCCACTCCGTGTCGTAGTAGTGCATTAAAAGGGGGTCGCGGGCCGCCCACGGGGGTCGCGCCCGTCCGTCGTCGCCCACGACGGGGCCGAGTGAATCGCTCATATCTCCTTAGACCGATGTTTCCGCACTGTGGTTCCATGGGTAGTCTTACACCCATGAACAGGCCCGCGGTTCGCGATTTCGCGCTTTTCCTCGTGCGCATAGTCGCCGGGGCCGTCTTTGTCGCCCGGGGATACCGCGCCTGGTTCGATGTCGGCATGGAGCAGACCGCGCGCACGCTCGGCCAGGCCGGCATGCCGCAGCCGACGTTGTCGGCTTACATCTCGGGCACCGTGGAGCTCATCGGGGGCGCGCTACTCATCATCGGCCTGTTGACCACGATCGTGGCCACCGTGCTCGCGCTGCTGGTCCTGGCCGCCGGCTACTTTGTGCACTTGAGCCAGGGGTTCTTCGTCGAAGACGGCGGGGTGGAGTACCCGATGGTGCTGGCGGCGACGCTGTTCGTCGTTGTGGTTTTCGGCTCGGGACGGGCCAGCCTGGATAGGGCGTTGACGCGTGGTTAGCCACGAGGAGGTCCAGGCCGCGCTGTCGGCCCGGCTGGACGGGGAGAGCACGGGCGTTGACGACGCGGTTATCGACGCCCATCTGGCGCAGTGCGAGGAGTGTCGCGCCTTTTGGGAGCGGCTGGTGGCGCTGTCGAAGAACCTGCGCTTCGCCGAGGTCGGGGGTGGCATGGCCCCGCCCCCCGATCTGTCCGAGGCGATCCTTGCCGGGGTGGAAAGCGAATGGCGGCGCTTTTCGCGGCGCCGTTTCCTGCTCTTGTCGCTGTGCCGTGTGGCGCTGGTCGTCGTCGCGCTCGTGTGGGCGGTGTGGGCGGTCACCCTCGTCGCGGCTGGTGCCTCCCCCGACGACGCGGCCGTGCGCTTCGGCGTGGCCCTCGCGCTCGGCTTCGCGGCGTGGAAGCCGACGCAGATCCCCGGCATTTTGCTCATCGTGGGCACGATGTTCACCTTCACCCTCGGCTTTGCCGTGCGCGACCTCATCCTCGATTCGCCGCGGGGAACCCTCGGCCCGCTGGCGCTGCAGCTCGTGTCTTTCGTGGTGCTCGTGCTCGCCTGGGCGACGGATCGCGGCGCGGACCTGCGGTGCGCGTGGCGCCTCTTGGGGGCGGACCCGGCCTAGTGCCCCGCCCCGGGGAGGGCGCCCTAGGTCCAGCTCGGCAGCCACATCAGCGACTGGTAGTAGCTTTCCGGCACGCGGATGCCGTACAGGATGGGCCCGAAGTAGAAGAACATGGCCACCACGACGGCCATGTAGACGATGACCGCGGCCTGCCCCGAGGTGATGGGGTATCCGGCGAGGCGGCGCAACCAGCGCCAGGGGACGGGGCGGCCCGCCCGGGCGATCCGGCCCAGCGCCAGGGCGATGAGGACAATGGTGAAGGGCACCAGAGCTGCGGCGTAGAAGAAGTACATTTGCCGGTCGTAGGCTGCAAGCCACGGCACGAACCCGGCCGCGAAGGCAACGAGTGGGATGATCACGCGCGTGTCGCGGCGGGTGAGCCACGTCCACCCCGCCCACAGGAGGACGGGGATGGTCAGCCACCAGATCGCGGGGGTACCGAAGAGGAAGATCATTTCCCGGCACGGAGTGAAGGGGCCGCATTCTAGGTCCGTCGCGGAGTAGTAGAGGATCGGCCGCGCCGCCACCAGCCACGCCCACGGCTTCGAGTCCCACGGGTGTGAGTGGCCCGAAGAGGTGGTGAGCGAGGAGTGAAACTCCAAAACGGAGAAGTGGTAGTAGAGCCAGGAACCTGCAGCGTCGGGCAGGCGGGCCAGCCAGGGCCAGTCGCTGGCGGCGATGGTGCCGTCGACCGCCGCGTGGCGGTAGACGGAGGTCTCGGAGGCGAACCACGCCCGCCATGACCAGAGGTAGAGGGCGGCCGGGAGAAGGACGAGGGAGGCGAGGGCGGAGGGGACGTCGCGAAGCAGCGTGCCGCGCACCGCGGCGCGAACCCCGAAGCGGCGGCGCAGCCAGAGGTCCCCGAAGGCGCTGAGCAGGCCGAAGAACGCGATGTAGTACAGGCCGGACCACTTCACCGCAAGTGCCAGGCCGAGCAGCACGCCGGTGGCGAAGCGCCACCAGCGGAAGCCGAGGCGGGGGCCGTACGCGCTGGAGCCCATGCGCCCGGACTGTGCGGCCTCGGAGTAGCGCTGGGTGACCTGGCGCATGTCCCCGGCCAGGGTCCAGCTCGCGGCGACGATGAACAGTACCTGAAAGATATCCAGCATGCCGAACTTCGCCGAGACGAGCAGGACGCCGTCGCACACCGCGATGGCGCCCGCGAGGGTGGCGAGTGTGGTGGACTGGCTTAAGCGCCGGGTGAGCAGGAAGATGAAGGCCACTACCGCCGAGCCGAACAGGGCCGCCATGAACCGCCAGCCGAGCGGGGTGTAGCCGAACAGCGCCTCGCCGACCGCGAGGATCTGCTTGCCCAGCGGGGGGTGGACCACCAGACCGTACCCCGGATTGGCCTCGATCCCGCCGATAACGGGGTTGACCCAGCTGCGCACCACGTCCCAGGCCTGGGGCACGTAGTGCTTCTCGTCGAAGATCGGGGTGCCGCCCGCCGTGGGAAGTGTCAGGCCCAGGAAACGCGTGAACAGGGCGGCGGCGGTGACGCCGAAAAGGCTCAGCGTGTCGCGTCGCGCCCACGGGACTGTGGTGACGCTGGGGTGGGTGACGCTGGGGCGGCGGCGAAGGGTAAGCACCCATCGGATCTTACTGGGCGGGCCCGGCCCTGTTGCGGACCGTGTGCAATGCTGGGTGCATGAGCCCGTCCGAATTTTCGCTGCCCGCCGCGGGTGTCGTGGTCGCGGCGACGCCCCTGGGCAACATTGGTGACGCCTCGCCGCGGCTGCGGCAGGCGCTCGGCTGTGCGGATATCATCGCCGCCGAGGACACGCGGCGCACGCGCAACCTGGCCGCGGCACTCGGCGTCGAGATCCGCGGGAGGGTGGTATCCAACTTCGACCACAACGAGGACAAGCGCGTCTCCGACCTCGTCGCCGCTGCCCGCCACGGCCTCGTCGTCGTGGTCTCGGACGCGGGCATGCCGCTCGTCTCGGACCCCGGCCACGCGCTGGTCACCGCCGCGCACGACGCCGGGGTCCCGGTGACGTGCCTTCCCGGGCCATCTGCGGTGACCACGGCGTTGGCTCTCTCGGGGCTCAACGTCGGCCACTTCATCTTCGACGGCTTCGCTCCGCGGAAGGCCGGGGCGCGGCGGGCGTGGCTGGAATCCTTGGTCGGGCAGCAGCGCGCTGTGTGCTTTTTCGAATCCCCCCACCGCGTCGAAGCTACGCTCCGGGAGGCCGCTGAGGTGCTCGGCGCGGACCGCCGCGCCGCGGTGTGCCGCGAGCTGACCAAGGAGTACGAGGAGGTCCAGCGCGGCGGGCTCGGCGAACTCGCGCACTGGGCGGCCGAGGGCGTGCGCGGGGAGGTCACGGTGGTGATCGAAGGGGGCGCCGCGCCACAGGCTGATCCGGAGGACCTGGTGGGGCTGGTGCTGGCGCGGGTTGAAGCAGGTGAACGCCTGAAAGACGCCGTGAAGGAGGTGGCCCGCGCGCACGGGGTGAAAACGGGCGATCTCTACGACGAAGCTCTCCTGGCGCGCAGCGATAATTCGTAAAAGACACGCGGCTGCGTTAGCGTTATCCATGTTTCCTGGCAATCGCTGAAATAAGCTTGGCAAAACAATGTGTGTGAAGGAGAGTGAAAGCATGGAACGCGAAAACCCGGATCGCCTGCCGGACGCGGAAGCGCAGACCTCCGCTGCCGGCGAGCTGGCGGAGCTGCTCAAGGCGGACAGTCGCGGCGAAACGCTTGCACAGCCGCGGAAGGGGAAGATCGAGGGGGCCGCGGAGGATGAGAACGCGCCAATCGACTGGGCGATTATCGCCCCACTTGCGGCGATTGTCGTCGGCGTGGTGCTGTGGGGCATGCTCGGCAGGGAGAGCTTCTCCGCTTTCGCCGACGCCTCCTTCGGCTGGGTGATTGACAACCTTGGCTGGGCCTTCGTGCTGTTTAGCACCGTTTTCGTCGTCTTCGTCATCGTCATCGCCGTCTCCGGCTTCGGCACCATCCGCCTCGGCGGGCCGGACGAGAAGCCGGAGTTCCGCACCACCTCGTGGATTGCGATGATGTTCGCCGCCGGCATGGGCATCGGCCTGATGTTCTACGGCGCCTCCGAGCCGCTGGCGATGTACCGCGACGGCGTGCCTGGGCGCGAGCCCAACGAGGTGGGCACCGCGATGGCGCAGACCATGTTCCACTGGACGCTGCACCCCTGGGCCGTGTACGCCATCCTCGGTCTGGCCATCGCCTACTCCACGTTCCGCCTCGGGCGCAAGCAGCTGCTGTCCAGCGCGTTTATCCCCCTGATCGGCGAGAAAGCCGCGGCCGGCGTACCGGGCAAGATCATTGATGGCTTCGCCATCTTCGCCACCATCTTCGGTACCGCCTGCTCGCTCGGTTTGGGTGCGCTGCAGATCACCGCGGGGCTTGAGGCCTCCGGCCTGGTCAACAACACGTCGACCCAGCTGACGGTGGGCATCGTCAGCGTGCTCACCCTTGCGTTTCTGCTTTCCGCGATGTCGGGTGTGGGCCGCGGCATCCAGTGGCTGTCCAACGCAAACATGGTTATCGCCGCGGTGCTGGCTGTGTTCGTCTTCGTCGTCGGGCCGACGGTGAACCTGCTCAACCTTTTGCCCACCTCGCTGGGGGCGTACCTCGACCAGTTCTTCTTCATGGCCGGGCGCACCGCGTCGAGCGCCGACGGCACCGCCGGGGACTTCCTCGCCGACTGGACCATCTTCTACTGGGCGTGGTGGATTTCCTGGTCGCCCTTCGTGGGCATGTTCCTGGCCCGGATCTCTCGCGGGCGCACGATCCGCGAGTTCTGCCTCGTTGTGCTCTTTGTGCCCTCGTTGCTGTCAACCATCTGGTTCGCCATCTTCGGCGGCAGCGCGATCCACTTCGAGCAGATCGGAGAGTCCATCTTCGGCGACGGCGGCTCCGAGGAGCAGCTGTTTAACCTGCTGCACTCGCTTCCCGGCGGCACGATTATCGGCCTGTTCGCGGTGCTCCTGCTGGGCACCTTCTTCATCACCTCCGCCGACTCGGCCTCCACGGTGATGGCCTCGATGTCGCAGAACGGCCGCACCGAGGCGAAGCCCTGGCTCGCGGCGATGTGGGGCCTGGGCACCGCCTTCGTGGGCATGACGCTCCTGCTTGCGGGCGGGGAGGACGCCCTGGATTCCCTGCAGTCGGTGACCATCGTGGCGGCGACGCCCTTCCTGCTCATCCTCATTGCGCTGATGTTCGCGATTGTGCGCGACGTCTCCACGGATAGGGTCTATCTGAACATGAAGGACCAGGAGAACTTCGCCCGCCGCCTGACCAACGAGCGTCGCGCCCTGCGCGAGGCGCACGAGGCCGAGAAGCGCAGCTAGAGCGCCGTAACTTATGCTGGAACGCATGACTTCCCCTGAGACAGCTTCTGAATCCGATCTCTCCGGGCGCAACATCCTCGTGTGCGTGGCCTGGCCGTATGCCAACGGCCCGCGCCACATCGGCCACGTCGCGGGGTTCGGCGTTCCCTCCGACGTTTTCGCCCGCTACCAGCGCATGAAGGGCAACAACGTGCTCATGGTCTCAGGTACCGACGAGCACGGCACCCCGCTGCTTGTCCAGGCGGACAAGGAGGGCGTGACCGTCAAGGAACTGGCGGACCGTTACAACCGTCAGATCGTGCACGACCTTGCGGGGCTGGGGCTTTCCTACGACCTGTTTACGCGCACGACCACCCGCAACCACTACGCGGTGGTACAGGAGCTGTTCAAGGGGCTCTACGCCAACGGCTACATGGTCAAGGAGACGACGAAGGGGGCAATCTCGCCCTCGACGGGCCGAACTCTGCCGGACCGCTACATCGAGGGGACGTGCCCCATCTGCGGGGCGGACGGTGCCCGCGGCGACCAGTGCGACACGTGCGGCAATCAGCTCGATTCAGCGGATCTGATCAACCCCGTGTCCAAGATCAACGGGGAGACGCCGGAGTTCGTGGACACCGAGCACTTCCTGCTCGATTTGCCTTCGCTTCACGACGCCCTGAAGGCGTGGCTGGAAACGCGCAAGGACTGGCGCCCGAACGTGCTGAAGTTCTCCCTGAACCTGCTCGAGGACATGCGCCCGCGCGCGATGACCCGCGACATCGACTGGGGTATCCCCGTGCCGGTGGAGGGCTGGGCCGACAACCCGGCGAAGAAGCTCTACGTGTGGTTCGACGCCGTGGTGGGCTACCTATCCGCCTCGATTGAGTGGGCGGCGCGCTCCGGAAACCCGGACGCGTGGAAGGCGTTCTGGCAGGACGCTGACGCGCCGGGCTACTACTTCATGGGCAAGGACAACATCACCTTCCACTCGCAGATCTGGCCGGGGGAGCTCCTCGGCTACGCGGGCAAGGGCTCCAAGGGGGGCGATGAGCACGCCCTGGGCGAGCTGAACCTGCCCACCGAGGTCGTCTCTTCGGAGTTCCTCACCATGTCGGGCTCGAAGTTTTCCTCCTCGAAGGGCGTGGTCATCTACGTCAAGGACTTCTTGGAGGAGTTCGGCCCGGACCCGCTGCGCTACTTCATCGCCGTAGCTGGCCCGGAGAACAACGACACGGACTTCACCTGGGACGAGTTTGTGCGCCGCGTGAACAACGAGCTGGCTAACGGCTGGGGCAACCTGGTCAACCGCACCGTGTCCATGGCACACAAGAACTTCGGCCAGGTCCCGGCCCCCGGTCAGCTGAACGAGTCGGACCAGGCCATCCTCGACCTCGCCGAGCGCACCTTCGACTCCGCGGGGCAGGCGCTGAATCGCGCCCGCTTCAAGAACGCGATTACCCAGGTGATGCACGTCGTCGGAGAGGCCAACGCCTACATCGCCGAGCAGGAGCCGTGGAAACTGGCCAAGGATCCGGCCAACCGCGAGCGGCTGGCCACGGTGCTGTGGACGGCCCTGCAGGTCGTCTCCGACTGCAACGCCATGCTCACGCCTTTCCTGCCGCACACCGCGCAGAAGGTCCACGAGACGCTGGGCCGCAGCGGCCAGTGGGCCGCGCTACCGCGCGTGGAGGAGGTCACCGACGACGCGGAGTTCGACCTCGTCGGCGTGGGCCTGCCCGCCCGGGGCCAGACCTACCCGATCATCACTGGTGACTACGTCGGCCAGCAGGCGGTGTGGAAGCGCGTAGACGTCGTCCCCGGCACGGCGCTGTCGAAGCCGAGCCCGCTGGTGACCAAGCTCGACCCCGAGCTCGGGGTGACGGGCCCCGAGTGGGCAGCGACGCAGCAGTGATTCGGCCGGTTCTCGCGTTCGTCGCGGTCCTCACCGCCGCGCTTAACCTGCGCGCCGGCATGGCCTCCGTCGGGGCCGTGCTCGACGAGGTCATCGCCGACTACGGCGCCCCCGCCTCGCTCGGCGGCGTGATCACCGCTCTGCCCGGCCTGATGTTCTGCA
This is a stretch of genomic DNA from Corynebacterium auris. It encodes these proteins:
- a CDS encoding DNA-3-methyladenine glycosylase I, which translates into the protein MSDSLGPVVGDDGRARPPWAARDPLLMHYYDTEWGMPVRDERGMFERVCLEGFQVGLSWRLVLQRRDALRRAFFNFDPDRVAHMTGIEHLLDDATLIRNHRKLAAPVTNAQATIALREEGTHLGELVWSFQPKETPAPRTMEEVPTQSPESVALAAELKRRGFTLVGPVTMYALMESVGVIDTNLVGTWRRGASGIWHAG
- a CDS encoding DoxX family protein codes for the protein MNRPAVRDFALFLVRIVAGAVFVARGYRAWFDVGMEQTARTLGQAGMPQPTLSAYISGTVELIGGALLIIGLLTTIVATVLALLVLAAGYFVHLSQGFFVEDGGVEYPMVLAATLFVVVVFGSGRASLDRALTRG
- a CDS encoding zf-HC2 domain-containing protein; amino-acid sequence: MVSHEEVQAALSARLDGESTGVDDAVIDAHLAQCEECRAFWERLVALSKNLRFAEVGGGMAPPPDLSEAILAGVESEWRRFSRRRFLLLSLCRVALVVVALVWAVWAVTLVAAGASPDDAAVRFGVALALGFAAWKPTQIPGILLIVGTMFTFTLGFAVRDLILDSPRGTLGPLALQLVSFVVLVLAWATDRGADLRCAWRLLGADPA
- a CDS encoding dolichyl-phosphate-mannose--protein mannosyltransferase — its product is MLTLRRRPSVTHPSVTTVPWARRDTLSLFGVTAAALFTRFLGLTLPTAGGTPIFDEKHYVPQAWDVVRSWVNPVIGGIEANPGYGLVVHPPLGKQILAVGEALFGYTPLGWRFMAALFGSAVVAFIFLLTRRLSQSTTLATLAGAIAVCDGVLLVSAKFGMLDIFQVLFIVAASWTLAGDMRQVTQRYSEAAQSGRMGSSAYGPRLGFRWWRFATGVLLGLALAVKWSGLYYIAFFGLLSAFGDLWLRRRFGVRAAVRGTLLRDVPSALASLVLLPAALYLWSWRAWFASETSVYRHAAVDGTIAASDWPWLARLPDAAGSWLYYHFSVLEFHSSLTTSSGHSHPWDSKPWAWLVAARPILYYSATDLECGPFTPCREMIFLFGTPAIWWLTIPVLLWAGWTWLTRRDTRVIIPLVAFAAGFVPWLAAYDRQMYFFYAAALVPFTIVLIALALGRIARAGRPVPWRWLRRLAGYPITSGQAAVIVYMAVVVAMFFYFGPILYGIRVPESYYQSLMWLPSWT
- the rsmI gene encoding 16S rRNA (cytidine(1402)-2'-O)-methyltransferase; protein product: MSPSEFSLPAAGVVVAATPLGNIGDASPRLRQALGCADIIAAEDTRRTRNLAAALGVEIRGRVVSNFDHNEDKRVSDLVAAARHGLVVVVSDAGMPLVSDPGHALVTAAHDAGVPVTCLPGPSAVTTALALSGLNVGHFIFDGFAPRKAGARRAWLESLVGQQRAVCFFESPHRVEATLREAAEVLGADRRAAVCRELTKEYEEVQRGGLGELAHWAAEGVRGEVTVVIEGGAAPQADPEDLVGLVLARVEAGERLKDAVKEVARAHGVKTGDLYDEALLARSDNS
- a CDS encoding BCCT family transporter, which codes for MERENPDRLPDAEAQTSAAGELAELLKADSRGETLAQPRKGKIEGAAEDENAPIDWAIIAPLAAIVVGVVLWGMLGRESFSAFADASFGWVIDNLGWAFVLFSTVFVVFVIVIAVSGFGTIRLGGPDEKPEFRTTSWIAMMFAAGMGIGLMFYGASEPLAMYRDGVPGREPNEVGTAMAQTMFHWTLHPWAVYAILGLAIAYSTFRLGRKQLLSSAFIPLIGEKAAAGVPGKIIDGFAIFATIFGTACSLGLGALQITAGLEASGLVNNTSTQLTVGIVSVLTLAFLLSAMSGVGRGIQWLSNANMVIAAVLAVFVFVVGPTVNLLNLLPTSLGAYLDQFFFMAGRTASSADGTAGDFLADWTIFYWAWWISWSPFVGMFLARISRGRTIREFCLVVLFVPSLLSTIWFAIFGGSAIHFEQIGESIFGDGGSEEQLFNLLHSLPGGTIIGLFAVLLLGTFFITSADSASTVMASMSQNGRTEAKPWLAAMWGLGTAFVGMTLLLAGGEDALDSLQSVTIVAATPFLLILIALMFAIVRDVSTDRVYLNMKDQENFARRLTNERRALREAHEAEKRS
- the metG gene encoding methionine--tRNA ligase, whose translation is MTSPETASESDLSGRNILVCVAWPYANGPRHIGHVAGFGVPSDVFARYQRMKGNNVLMVSGTDEHGTPLLVQADKEGVTVKELADRYNRQIVHDLAGLGLSYDLFTRTTTRNHYAVVQELFKGLYANGYMVKETTKGAISPSTGRTLPDRYIEGTCPICGADGARGDQCDTCGNQLDSADLINPVSKINGETPEFVDTEHFLLDLPSLHDALKAWLETRKDWRPNVLKFSLNLLEDMRPRAMTRDIDWGIPVPVEGWADNPAKKLYVWFDAVVGYLSASIEWAARSGNPDAWKAFWQDADAPGYYFMGKDNITFHSQIWPGELLGYAGKGSKGGDEHALGELNLPTEVVSSEFLTMSGSKFSSSKGVVIYVKDFLEEFGPDPLRYFIAVAGPENNDTDFTWDEFVRRVNNELANGWGNLVNRTVSMAHKNFGQVPAPGQLNESDQAILDLAERTFDSAGQALNRARFKNAITQVMHVVGEANAYIAEQEPWKLAKDPANRERLATVLWTALQVVSDCNAMLTPFLPHTAQKVHETLGRSGQWAALPRVEEVTDDAEFDLVGVGLPARGQTYPIITGDYVGQQAVWKRVDVVPGTALSKPSPLVTKLDPELGVTGPEWAATQQ